The DNA segment acacaaatggAGCACATTACCAAGGTGATTTGAaagctttttgtttatttttttcacttttttttttggtgataACTCGATTCGTTAGAAAGTATCTCGAGctgataaagaaaaataatcaaagCAAAGTTGATCGGTTCCGAtaattatcaatattatttactGTTTATTGTCAGTGTTGTTTAAGTGCTAAATTTACggtataaaatacaattgatGAGAGCATGATACAATCAATATGACTGAAGACGGATTAAATCAGTATTCGCCTCTACatacgaaattaaaaaaacttaACGACTATGTGATgaactatacatatatacggcTAAGATCAGTCTACAACTAAAGTAGTATATGAGATTTGGCAGTAGCTGCTTGGAATTTGGAAGCTTTTCGCTGACACGCCTACAGTTCCAACTGGAACTGTTCCTGTTCCTCGATCTTCAGCGATTGCGTCTTCTTTTCCAATTCCGTGGGCACGGGAACACACTTCCTGAAGGGAGAGCGGGGTGTGCCACGCAGCAGGCAGCTGGGGATATTGTTGGGTGGCGTTTGACTCATCGGAGAACCCCGCAGATTCTTCATGAAGGTGCGTTCATAGATTAATTTGGTGCCTGCACAACAGAAAGAAACAAGTGACGAAAATAAACTATTAGTCAAAGAGCCGAATGGAATTCTTGCATCAGACGCAGTCGCAGTCCAGGTGATAAGACAACTGCGCAAGCAGGTGAGTCACATAACAATGCTCGGCTAGACAGTCAGTTATCACACATTTTGTGACTGATTCACATTGTGCCAAAATACTTCGGCTACTTACCGCCAGGTGTCGTTGAGTATAGAGTGCCACCGGGAGTCGATGAGTAGACCTCGGGCATTTGAATGGGGTCCGTTACAACAATCTTCTTGGtcttggccatggccatgggCAGCACGTGATTGAGGGCTTGACGAGCAGTAGGTGATGCAGAcatctttgttttattttttgagttttataactttttacTTTGTAAAATTATTGCACTTGTAAGACGCAATCGAACgacttttgttttggttgcgCGAGTTAAATTGCGTTGTTGGCTTATCAGCTGTTTCTGGCGTTTATTCACCACGTTCTCGGTTCGCTGGGCGAGTCCAATATGATAGTCAACGACAATGAGCAGCTCTATTTATACTGCGCGCTCTTCCTCTTGCTGACGTTCGAAgcgtaaacaaaacaaaaggggcactcacacatacatatacaagcACACGTGTGTCACGATGGCGTAACTGCAATGCGCTCTCACCGTtggactctctctctctctctttcgctcgcgCTCTTACTGAGCCGATTGATTGGTGCGCCTGTACTATCAATAAGCTCAATTTACAAAGGGACAATAATAAGTACGTATTTATGGATGTGTTTATCAATGTAAACAACATCTGGATCGCGactagaatatatattattagcTTAATCCCTTCCTATCTAAGGTTACAAGTTCTCTACTACTTGaacttttaaatgtttttccGTGTTTGTCGTATTTTCTAATACATATTTCCCGTGCATCACAAATGcgattaatttgtttagtcTGCATTACTTACTGATTACCCAAGCCCTTAATAAGAGAATGTTgtaaaacattattatttcgtCTAGTCGAATTGTTTGTTCTTGAACATTTCTAAAGAAAGATAGGAAAGTTTTGCCAATATAATGAGAGAAAGGCAAGGCAATCTATTCTTGCGCATTTAATCTCACGACCCTGAGAGATAAACCGCATAATTGGTTAAGTTTTCTCTGCGATTGATTTGATAAACggtcatatattttaatgtcatTTAACAGAATGTCCCTGAAAGATAATTTCTTAAGTTTTCGTCAATTTCTTTGATAATCGGTCATTTACTTTAATGTCTGCATATGGACCTGATCCTgttcttttaataatatttaaaacttctTAAATTGAGTATTTCAGACTACGTTGTTTTTATCTGCATTTAATCTTACAAATTATGGAGTAGAATATTCCATAAACCAGTTTATTGAAAAGGGGAAAGacgttgaaattgaaaagaataGAATGCAAATTGCGCAGTTTTTTGAAaacgcattttattttctctactctctccctctctattaACAGAACCGGCCGGTATTTCCAGAAGTTCAACAAACCCCCAAAAATATGCTTTCATATAGATTTGAGCCAAGGTAAAGTGGCAATCATTTAAGCAGTTTCTTTTGATAACTTATTAGAGAACGTCTCAAGGTTCATTAGCtgataatatatacaaataatataatcaaaacgtgtatttaatttaagtagtattgtttatttgagtttttctTAAGAACtataatagtataatataaaatacaaagaaCACATCCAGTCAATATgactaaaaactaaaacaatcgCCTCTATCGACGGGAAGAACTACAAACTTAATAGTTAAATGAGTAATTTAGTGATAAATTGGTAAAATGTGAGGGATTGAGAATTATCACTAATAATACAACTAGGTTGATGGTGTCTGATAAATAACGTGATGTTGCAGTATGGCAAATGAGTTTTGGCAGTTTGCTGCTTGGAATTGGGAAATGCTTTTCGCTATCTCGGTTACAGTTCAAGCTGGAACTGTTCCTGTTCCTCAATCTTTAGCGATTGCGTCTTCTTCACCAATTCCGTGGGCATAGGAACACACTTCCTGAAGGGTGTTCGTGGTGTGCCACGCAGCAGGCAGCTGGGGATATTGTTGGGTGGCGTTTGGCTCAAGGGTGAACCACGCAGATTCTTCATGAAAGTGCGCTCATAGATAAGTTTAGTGCCTGCAAgcgaaagaaatgaaaaacaactATTAGTCAATGTCATTGAGGGTTGCATCAGTCGCAATTGCAGTCGCAATCACAGTCCAGGTGATAAGCGAGCACATGGCAGCGTGACTCACATGTGATCGCTCTCGCCTAGACTTGACTGTTATCAGTAGGAAATTTTGCGACTGATTCACAATGTGTGAGAGGCGTGTTTCGTGAACTTACCGCCAGGTGTCGTGGAGTAGAGAGTGCCACCGGGAGTCGATGAGTAGACTTCGGGCATTTGAATGGGGTCCGTAATAACAATCTTCTTGGTCTTGGTCATGGCCATGGGCAGCACATGATTGAGGGCTTGACGAGCAGTAGGTGATGCAGACATTTTGgtttatgaaaattgtttgctttacttttgtaaaaatattgcaCTTGTAAATCGAACGATTTTTGTTTGGATTGCGCGAGTTAAATTGCGTTGTTGGCTtatcagctgttttgtttttttgtgttgttcacCACGTTCTCGGTTTCGCTTAGCGAGTCCAATTGACACCCAACGGCAATGAGCAGCTCTATTTATACTGAGCGCTCTTCCTCTTTTCTCTCACTCAGTTTGggcaagcaaaacaacaacacacacatacacctgCACGTACGAATGCTCTCTCCGAagtgtgctctctctctttctctgtattTAGTTGGGGTAGCGGTCGgctgatgtttttgtttttttgcttgttttgtttttctactGAATTTTTGCGTAGTACAAAACGACAACTGTGCTTGTTCTTCACCACATactttgctgttattgttgttgtgtttgttgcagCCCCCAGACCGTTCGAGTCATTTGATGTCGTTGTGGGGGAAATGAGACGATATCAGCCTTGAGCGGCGGTAGCGGGAGCGGGTTTTTGTTGACCGGTTCTAATACTGTGTTTACCTTTATCGCTGTTGTATTTATTGGTAAACAAGAGTTATTTAGAAATACTTGGGAGACAAACAACAAGATCCATAAAATGTGTCTATCGATCGATAATGCCTGTTATCGATGGCTGCCCCCTGCTGCAGCAGAACATTGGATGGATGactcaataaaaattttgcaTGCTCGCAAAAATTATGCGGCAAACGAATAAACGATTTATTAGCATAAAGACACGTTGCCCGCTCGCCGGCTAATTGCTGCTGACGTATGGAGTGAgcatatcaattaaattgttcgGCACGAGTCTCCACATGGATCACAACGTGCGGGGGCGCTATTGACGACACTTGGGGCGTTCTCTACAAAGCCGCGGCGAGTGTAGAGAAGAGACGCATGTAAAATGTTTGCGATTTACGTGGGAATTCGAAATTCGACGTAGTTTGCAGCTTTTGGCCATTGGCCATAGTGTTTTAATTGCTGATCTTGTTGATCTTGATGGGATCTTTGCTGTAATAGCGCCACGTGTGAGACCCCCTTAAAGATCTATAGCTAGCtttgtcgatgtcgatgtgggACAATAGATGTCACACGTAACGCCCACGAACTCAGATGCTGACGCTAAGAATATCTATGGAACAAGGACAAAACTAATGCCACgtgctttaatttattataaacatCGGACAGATCTGTGGCATCGACACTTTTTGCATGGCCTTGATTTCATTGGATGCGTGATGATCCCGTGGACAGCTAATTAAGTGCAAAGAACTATATAAGAACTAAAGTTTCCCCTccataaagaaaatattggcATGCAGTCGTGTTTGCTATGAATTATTTGACAGCAACAATTCGTGgaagcttttgttttcttagcTGTTTTTCTATAAGAGCAgtatttttcatcatttttataatttcttatgAATGTTActaatatttctaaaaataaaacagaaaaagtacTCGAGGAATCCATTATAAGttgattttaaatgcaaacaaaattaatcagAAAATTAAAGCCATTTTTTGGTTTAagtattacatttcaaatatttcagtatCTCTCAAAGTTGATTGATAAGATTCCGTTTGAATATCGTAATGCTGTGAATcacaatatgaaaatgaattttcatgcctatttttaaattgtaaacaatcAATTGTCACGTTACTGGATaagattaataaaaaacaagtaatacGATTTCATAAGCTAGTATTTACACTCAAATCActatttactattattatatatttataataaagtatataaagaTTTTAAACGCATTACATTTTGAATCAAGTACACCGTTTCCtcctcattattattatatttataataaagtataccatatatagcttccttttcataatttatagaTGTAAAAGTTTAAACATATTACATTcgaatcaatatttataataaatacatcgTTTCctcttcattattattatatttataataaagtatacatatatcgctttcttttcataaattatagaTGTAAGATTTTAAACACATTACATTcgaatcaatatttatattaagtaCATCGTTTCCTCTTcataaatttaagatttattgATACCAATTGGATATAATAATCATTGCATTTACACCTCTGCAATTAACCTAATTCTCTGGTAAATTGAGTACGGGGAATATCCATATCTCTAAATGTGCGTATGCTTAAGTGCTGACCCCGAAAAATCAGGTGATAAACAAGCCCAAAGACAGCCAGAGCATGAGCATAGTTGTTTTGCCGTGTCATCTAGCACGTAGCCCAGAGCATAAAACAGCCCTACGTGCGATGCGGGTGCAGGTTGCCTATGCGGTAATTTTCCCTCTCTCGCGCACACTCTCTCGCACTCTTTCTCTGTTGTTCTATTTCCTTATGCGACTTATCAACCCCTCTCTACAGATTGAGAGTAAACCAGTTTGGATTTaatttcgcttttttgtttgtacttGCGCAGTGgctgtaaaaaaataaaagggaaATGCGTCTTGGGAAATACTTGTTGTACGATTCTAAAAATGGGGACACAGGTAACGTCGTCTGCAGCGTCCCTCAAACAATAAACACGCGCACCCCACCCCCTGTCCCTTAAGATGCCAGACACTCGAATCGAAATGTGTTTTTCGTGAATTCGGCATGGCTGATGAAATTGCACATTTCAGTTGCGGCAGCTCTAAAAAGTACTATCTATCCGTCTctatatacatgtgtatatttaaatgtctgtctatctgtttttataatattagcATCTTTAATTTTAGTCGTTTCTATTCAATGCGTTGATAGTTTGTTATGAATGAAGCGCAGAGCGCTCTCAGCTCTCAGGCAAAAACCAGAATAAAACAAGCTAATCAACAAGTTGTCACTGAGTAACGATCTATGAAATACCCTAGAATCGTCGTGATTCCCAAtctatttgttttgattttgaataatgtatttgtttttgctatattGATACGTTTATCATTTTTCCCAGCATTTGTGGCACTTATCAATTCAGACGAATTCCGTCTAATCATTCCATTCACATTTgtcatatttgtaaattttgccAGACtgataatttgtttataaacaatGCAGCCAGAATACTATATGTCTATATCTATTATACTATATCTTTATAATGATGCGacagtttatttttaacaaaaattcaagattttataTGCTATTTTctttgctatatttaaatacaaattttaactGAAtcatttgattgttttttttttgtgttaaattaaaaaaaacaaataaaaatgttaaaaaaaaaacgaaaaccaaatCTTTCTGGGAAGAGATTATGTTTATACCGGTTTATTATTCCAAGCAAATAATCTTAATTTGATGTTGCGACTTTCTTATCAATGGTAGactattttataattacagggtattataAGCAACACATTTTGTTGAACTTCTTCGTCGACGCGTCGATGACCCACATACATACTCAAGTGAATCTGTATTGGaacccccccaaaaaaaacatatatttatttgtttgtatgtgaTTTAAGATGACGCCGGCCCCGAAAGCCGCCGCAATAATGCCATAGCCAAAAGgcacaaaaggaaaaaataagcGAATCAGTTGACtttgtttattgaaaatatgaaaaacaaccAACGTGATgcagaaataaacaaaatagaatatatCTAACGTAAACAAAAGTCGCAATTTCATAGGCCTTCATAAATCAGCAGCTCGTCGTAATCGCAGATGCAGATCTCAACCTTGGACTTGGAAAGTATTTGCAACCTTTCAAAAGTCTCGATCCTGGCGCCCTTTTTATGTCATCCAGACTGCATGTCGCAAACGCAAGTCATTCCCCCAATCTACATAATGACTAGactaaaataaaagtaaagacATCCGCGAAAGTTCAATAGTCAAAACTGATAAGGGAAGTGcacaatttttctttttcttttatatacaCCACAAATGGATGCGATtgttttgataaaaaaaaatgagaaaaagtTAAGCATATCTGTTCGCTTTCAGTTTCGTTTTTCAATGTTTGCATTGCGACACATCAATAATGCATGGGGGAGTATGATGCAAAGAAAgctacaaacaaacaaataaactgaaacagaatCTATGGAAATTTCTTGAATCGAACTTGAAACCTTCGTGACGAACAATGAACTTCCCACTTTCAGCCACACGAGAAATGCGGGAGTGAGAGGTTCATGAACTTGGTCTGTTTTTTTGATGGCAATAATACAATCGATGACGACGATATCTTGAACAAACAAATAGTTCCACCAGCCCCCCGTTATTGCTCAAGCTTATCCTAAATTAATCTTGATGATCGTCAAATTCCAggaaaaaaatggcaaaacaaatgtTGTTATCATCAGATACTAATGGATTTAATTGGAGAGTAAAGTACACTCATGTAATATGTGGTTTCCCCTCATACGTGTTTGACAACTTTACATAAGTTCTACTTAACAAGGTTCCTGGTGTGTTACCTTTACAATTCTTGTGAAGCAAAGTTCTTCTCGTATCTCACATTACTCTAATTGTTTGGTGATAAGAATAACTGCAAactttaagcaaacaaaagcgtATCAGAATTTGTTTAAACTGTCAGTGCCAATGTACGcaagttttaattattaataacacaTAGACAATTCAATAGAAGTGGTTTAAAGTCGAACGTGAACTGTGAAACAAAAATGAGTGGCTCGGCAACGTGAGCTCAATTCAAATAATCAATGCCCGCGGTAAGCTAGCGCCATCTGTCGTCAGGTAACACTATTCACATGCCTTTCCCTGCTTCTCAACTTTTCAACCGCAAATAAAAGTGTTTCgattattgtttaataattattaatagcaAATAAACCTATGAAGTAAACAATACAATTCTTTTACAGTGCAATGTTATGTGAATGCTAAAGAAACTTGAATTCAATGTGAATTACTTGCGCCAGCGTGAGATAATTTTAAACGAACCAAGCGCGCGTAAGTCTGACGCCATCTACCGacatacaaaactattaactattgctgctgctgcctatCGAAAATGTTGATAGACGTTTAGTGTGACCGGGGCGTGTATTGTTTATCGATCGAGCGGCAGTCATTCTAGTTTTTTTTGGCGGGAGTGTGTGCACACACTCAGACTACGCGAGTCCAGGGATtgaaagtttttaaaaaaaattaattatttataaattaaaaaggaaaTGGATCTTAACGATGCTGTGCTAACGTGCGCAGTTAACATACAATGGACCAATGGCGTGGGGATTACGGGACGCAAGCTGGCCTACAAAACGGCCACGCTACGTTTGGTGCGCAACGAGTTGCGTGAAATGTTTGTGGAAGTGACGCCCGAAAAATTGAAACCCCTCAAATTCAAGTTAAAGGACATTATGGTGCACAAGAAGTTCATGTCCGAGGGCAAGGCAACCTTCAACTTCAAAGCGGAGCAATGTTCGCTCTATTTGTCCAATGCACCGCCAGGACCTTTGATGTATTTCCTGCGTACGCTTTTTATCAAAATGAATGGCAACGAAGGCAACGCTTCACAGGATGAGGCTGCGATGCAAAAGAAGTTGCGTGAACATCTGCTGTCGGGCAAACCCAGCAGCTTTGAGGAGATCTCACCCGTGACGACGGCGGAAATGGTTTTGGCGCGCAAAAAAGCGGGTTTAATACAGCgtagcacaacaacaacaccatcgCCGCAAGCAGCCAAAAAGCGTCGCTTCGAGGAGCTCAAAGGTGGCGATGTTAATCCGCCCGCTGCCAAAAAACTGTATCAGGAATCTCCACTGGCTGCCGCTCCCGCTGCGGACTCGGAGGATGCACTGCGTCTGAGCGCCGAGCAAATGGAAGTGCTGCGCGCTTGCACCGCtggcaaaaatgttttcttcaCCGGCTCCGCAGGCAcgggcaaaagttttttgctGCGCAAAATAATCTCAGCACTGCCACCCGATGGCACCGTGGCCACCGCCTCCACGGGCGTGGCAGCCTGCCTGATTGGTGGCACCACGCTGCACGCCTTTGCGGGCATTGGAGGCGGCGATGCTACCATGAAGCGTTGCCTGGAACTCGCCTCGCGCCCAGCGAGCGGTCAAACGTGGCGCAAGTGCAAACGCTTGATCATCGATGAGATCTCCATGGTGGACGGCCAGTTCTTTGAGGTAAGTCGGGCAGTTCATTTGGTTTAAAGTTGTGTGATCTGATGTCTCATTCCTTCTTTAATTACTTACAGAAAATCGAGGCTGTGGCGCGCCACATACGACGCAATGATCGTCCCTTTGGTGGCATACAATTGATACTCTGCGGCGACTTTCTGCAGCTGCCGCCGGTCGTTAGGGGCAGCGAGTCGGGTGCACAACGTTTCTGCTTTCAGTCGAGCGCCTGGGAGAGCTGCATACAGTGTGTCTTTGAGCTGAAGCAGGTGCATCGTCAATCCGATCCAGAGTTTGTGAAAATACTCAATCATCTGCGCATTGGCCACGTCAACGAGGACATCTCGACACGTTTGGTGTCCACCTCAAAGCAGAAGATTGAGGGCAATGGCATTCTGGCCACACAGCTCTGTTCCCACACTAACGATGCCAACTCGATTAATGAATCCAAACTAGAAAATCTGCAGGGCGACAAAGTTTTGTTTCGTGCTGAAGATTCCGATGGCAGCATGAGCAAAACACTCGATCAGCAAATTCAAGCGCCATCGCAGCTATTTCTCAAGATCAACGCGCAGGTGATGCTGCTCAAGAATATCAACATAACCAATGGGCTGGTCAACGGCGCCCGTGGTGTTGTGGTGCGCATCGAGAAGGGTTTGCCGGTGGTCCGTTTCAAGAACAATCAGGAGTACGCATGCAAGCATGAGAAATGGACCATTAAGACGGCCACCGGCGGCGTCATGACACGTCGCCAGGTGCCTCTGAAACTTGCCTGGGCCTTCTCCATACACAAGAGTCAGGGCTTGACATTGGACTGCGTGGAGATGTCGCTATCGAAAGTATTTGAAGCCGGGCAGGCTTATGTGGCATTGTCGCGTGCCAAGTCGCTGCAATCAGTGCGCATTCTGGACTTTGACGCCAAGCAGGTGTGGGCCAATCCTCAGGTGTTGCAATTCTACAAGAACTTCCGGCGACGTCTTATTGACACCAACATGATTCCGTTGGGACCGAGGAACAAGGAGAAGAAACCAGGCGACGGCTCAGCAACAAGTGCGCTGGCCAAGCTCAAGAAAAGTCTCATGAACAAACCGCTCGTCTCTATAAGCTAGTTACCAATTTTAGCCTGAACCTTAGACAATTATTTCGATGTAAGGACTGCTAATAATTTAGATGTAAGGCCAGCTAACAATACTAGCCACTAGACTACCAACTTGTTAAGTTAGAACTGCTGACAATACTATCCACTTGTTCAGTAAGGACTGCTAACAAAGCTAGCCTGATATGAACTTTATATATTTCGATGTAATGACGACAAACTTTTTGTGTAAGGACAGCTTACAAATCAAGGCACTACTTAAGGAATGCTTGCAGACTTCAAAAGACTTCTGAGGCTGCCTTTTGGCTCTCCACTTGAAGATTGCCTTGAGATGTCTCTCCTCTATAACAACTGAACACAAGGCTCTTTATTTGGAGTTGTTCCTCTCTGAAGGTTTCTTCTAAAGGCTGTCAGGGTTCTCCAATAGAAATCTTTTCTCATGGAGCTGCCTTGAACCAGCTCTTGACTTTAACGACTGATAACAAGGCTTTGCATTTTGAGGCTTCAAAACGACGCCTCAAAGTTCAGACCCTTGTCGACCTTACAATTATTCTATTTAAGATTTAAGAATGTAACTAAACtaataatgtattaaaaaaagcGCCAG comes from the Drosophila sulfurigaster albostrigata strain 15112-1811.04 chromosome 2L, ASM2355843v2, whole genome shotgun sequence genome and includes:
- the LOC133841273 gene encoding ATP-dependent DNA helicase PIF1 translates to MDLNDAVLTCAVNIQWTNGVGITGRKLAYKTATLRLVRNELREMFVEVTPEKLKPLKFKLKDIMVHKKFMSEGKATFNFKAEQCSLYLSNAPPGPLMYFLRTLFIKMNGNEGNASQDEAAMQKKLREHLLSGKPSSFEEISPVTTAEMVLARKKAGLIQRSTTTTPSPQAAKKRRFEELKGGDVNPPAAKKLYQESPLAAAPAADSEDALRLSAEQMEVLRACTAGKNVFFTGSAGTGKSFLLRKIISALPPDGTVATASTGVAACLIGGTTLHAFAGIGGGDATMKRCLELASRPASGQTWRKCKRLIIDEISMVDGQFFEKIEAVARHIRRNDRPFGGIQLILCGDFLQLPPVVRGSESGAQRFCFQSSAWESCIQCVFELKQVHRQSDPEFVKILNHLRIGHVNEDISTRLVSTSKQKIEGNGILATQLCSHTNDANSINESKLENLQGDKVLFRAEDSDGSMSKTLDQQIQAPSQLFLKINAQVMLLKNINITNGLVNGARGVVVRIEKGLPVVRFKNNQEYACKHEKWTIKTATGGVMTRRQVPLKLAWAFSIHKSQGLTLDCVEMSLSKVFEAGQAYVALSRAKSLQSVRILDFDAKQVWANPQVLQFYKNFRRRLIDTNMIPLGPRNKEKKPGDGSATSALAKLKKSLMNKPLVSIS
- the LOC133841759 gene encoding eukaryotic translation initiation factor 4E-binding protein; amino-acid sequence: MSASPTARQALNHVLPMAMTKTKKIVITDPIQMPEVYSSTPGGTLYSTTPGGTKLIYERTFMKNLRGSPLSQTPPNNIPSCLLRGTPRTPFRKCVPMPTELVKKTQSLKIEEQEQFQLEL
- the LOC133841767 gene encoding eukaryotic translation initiation factor 4E-binding protein-like gives rise to the protein MSASPTARQALNHVLPMAMAKTKKIVVTDPIQMPEVYSSTPGGTLYSTTPGGTKLIYERTFMKNLRGSPMSQTPPNNIPSCLLRGTPRSPFRKCVPVPTELEKKTQSLKIEEQEQFQLEL